From Melopsittacus undulatus isolate bMelUnd1 chromosome 19, bMelUnd1.mat.Z, whole genome shotgun sequence, a single genomic window includes:
- the LOC117437232 gene encoding uncharacterized protein gives MWVPRDAPAQAIITHPKLGSEEATARNKRGKEGKMRPRSFNEEGQPWGDARPCLCIHPSCCGSSSLGSQDSYSAKGTFGLVFLTLQSLQQSRSWLVLCRGHRTGQERREKRLGMSSSGTNSKSKYQEMDQAGTSIVSAQILHPPALRTTGWCPWARLPAAKGVVPNFPSHPCPGQCWLQLRDRILGERRRRAGTDRKEEPGWNLNGSRSPSLPPLPLPSLPMCTHGSCCTSHLWPHSCGHVYLPGCRALGAGEGSCPSPAGGFGVCTGARGSQGVRALLHQWLLRCSPLTPMGATGGRGAMEPVGSAPSLLSKVLPLVPRRIQPQSGGDAAHPSLRMPSASRS, from the coding sequence ATGTGGGTacccagggatgctcctgcacAAGCAATAATAACCCACCCAAAGCTGGGCTCTGAAGAGGcaacagcaagaaataaaagggggaaGGAAGGCAAAATGAGGCCAAGGTCATTCAATGAGGAGGGGCAGCCCTGGGGTGATGCAAGGCCCTGTCTCTGCATCCACCCAAGctgctgtgggagcagcagtTTGGGGAGTCAGGATTCCTACAGTGCAAAAGGCACTTTTGGGCTCGTTTTCCTTACCTTGCAAagtctgcagcagagcaggagctggctcGTCCTGTGCAGGGGGCACCGTACAGGccaggaaagaagagagaaaaggctTGGAATGAGCAGCTCAGGAAccaacagcaaaagcaaatacCAGGAGATGGACCAGGCTGGCACCTCCATTGTGTCTGCCCAGATCCTGCACCCTCCAGCACTGAGGACCACGGGTTGGTGTCCCTGGGCTCGGCTCCCTGCTGCCAAAGGGGTTGTTCCCAacttcccatcccacccctgcccagggcagtgctggcttCAGCTCAGGGATAGGATTCTGGGTGAGAGAAGGAGAAGAGCTGGCACAGATAGAAAAGAAGAGCCTGGATGGAACCTAAATGGGTCAAGGAGCCCAtcacttcctcctcttcctcttccttctcttcccatgtGCACCCATGGGAGCTGCTGCACATCCCACCTCTGGCCCCATTCCTGTGGGCACGTCTACCTACCTGGATGCAGGGCTCTGGGAGCTGGAGAAGGCAGTTGCCCATCTCCTGCTGGGGGCTTTGGGGTCTGCACTGGAGCCAGGGGCTCCCAAGGGGTCAGGGCTTTGCTGCACCAGTGGCTGCTCAGATGCTCCCCTCTCACACCAATGGGAGCCACAGGGGGGAGAGGAGCGATGGAGCCAGTGGGTTCAGCACCCAGCCTCCTCTCCAAGGTGCTCCCACTGGTCCCTCGCAGGATCCAGCCCCAAAGTGGGGGGGATGCTGCCCATCCCTCCCTTCGCATGCCCAGTGCCTCCCGCTCCTGA
- the LINGO3 gene encoding leucine-rich repeat and immunoglobulin-like domain-containing nogo receptor-interacting protein 3, producing MIHTMRCWLLVLVLHLVPLSPRRAAACPARCECAPQIKSVVCHRKRLTSIPEGIPTETKILELNKNRIRCLNPGDLSPYPLLEELDFSENIISNVEPGAFSNLFNLQTLRLRGNQLKLIPPGVFTKLTNLTLLDISENKLVILLDYMFQDLRNLKSLEVGDNDLVYISQRAFSGLLGLEQLTIEKCNLTSISAESLSYLQNLEVLRLRHLSISALEDQNFKKLYNLLQLEIDNWPLLEDISPTSFQGLNLTFLSITYTNITAVPAAALRNLVYLRYLNLSYNPISTVLKGSFKDLIRLQELHIVGALLVSVEPQAFSGLRQIRLLNLSSNFLSTLEESTFHSVNTLETLRVDRNPLACDCRLLWILQRRKTLNFDGQQPMCSSPPEIQGNALRDFPDSVLFEYFTCQKPKIKDRKLQHVTAREGQSVSFLCRADGEPDPSIAWVSPQHRMITTRSTGRVTVLPGGTLEIRFAQMQDSGTYICIASNAGGNDTYFATLTVKGRLNDGSHYANRTLYPHEFNDTSHNDTQVFLKFTLDLKTILVSTAMGCITFLGVVLFCFLLLFVWSRGRGQHKNNFSVEYSFRKVDGPTTTTGQGGARKFNMKMI from the coding sequence ATGATCCACACAATGAGATGTTGGCTCCTGGTCCTGGTCCTCCACCTGGTCCCGCTGAGCCCGCGGCGGGCAGCCGCCTGCCCTGCCCGCTGCGAGTGTGCCCCACAGATCAAGTCAGTGGTGTGTCACCGCAAGCGGCTCACCTCCATCCCCGAGGGCATCCCCACAGAGACCAAGATCCTGGAGCTCAACAAGAACCGCATCCGCTGCCTCAACCCGGGGGACCTCTCCCCATACCcgctgctggaggagctggattTCAGTGAGAACATCATCTCCAATGTGGAGCCAGGAGCCTTCAGCAACCTGTTCAACCTGCAGACCCTGCGGCTGCGGGGGAACCAGCTCAAGCTCATCCCCCCGGGGGTCTTCACCAAACTGACCAACCTCACCCTCCTGGACATCAGTGAGAACAAACTGGTCATCCTGCTGGACTACATGTTCCAGGACCTGCGGAACCTGAAGAGCCTGGAGGTGGGTGACAACGATCTGGTGTACATCTCCCAAAGAgccttctcagggctgcttgGCCTGGAGCAGTTGACCATTGAGAAGTGCAACCTGACCTCCATCTCTGCCGAGTCACTCTCCTACCTCCAGAACCTGGAGGTGCTGCGGCTCCGGCACCTCAGCATCTCTGCGCTGGAGGACCAGAACTTCAAGAAGCTCTACAACCTCCTGCAGCTGGAGATCGACAACTGGCCGCTGCTGGAAGACATCTCCCCCACCAGCTTTCAGGGCCTGAACCTCACCTTTCTCTCCATCACCTACACCAACATCACAGCCGTGCCCGCCGCTGCCTTGAGGAACCTGGTGTACCTCCGGTACCTGAACCTGTCCTACAACCCCATTAGCACTGTGCTGAAGGGCTCCTTTAAAGACCTCATCCGGCTCCAGGAGCTCCACATCGTGGGTGCTCTGCTGGTGTCTGTGGAACCGCAGGCTTTCTCCGGCCTGAGGCAGATCCGGCTGCTCAACCTCTCCAGCAACTTTCTGTCCACGCTGGAGGAGAGCACCTTCCACTCCGTCAACACGCTGGAGACGCTGCGGGTGGACAGGAACCCCCTGGCCTGCGACTGCCGCCTGCTCTGGATCCTGCAGCGCCGGAAGACGCTCAACTTCGACGGGCAGCAGCCCATGTGCTCCTCACCACCCGAGATCCAGGGCAATGCCCTGCGGGACTTCCCGGACTCCGTGCTCTTTGAGTACTTCACCTGCCAGAAGCCCAAGATAAAGGATCGGAAGCTGCAGCACGTGACGGCGCGGGAAGGACAGTCTGTGTCCTTCCTCTGCCGCGCGGATGGGGAGCCGGACCCCTCCATTGCATGGGTGTCCCCCCAGCACCGCATGATCACCACCCGCAGCACGGGGCGGGTGACCGTGCTGCCTGGGGGCACCCTGGAGATCCGCTTTGCCCAGATGCAGGACAGTGGCACCTACATCTGCATCGCCAGCAACGCCGGTGGCAACGACACCTACTTTGCCACCCTGACGGTCAAGGGGCGCCTGAATGATGGTTCCCACTATGCCAACCGGACTTTGTACCCCCACGAGTTCAATGACACCTCTCACAATGACACGCAGGTCTTCTTGAAGTTTACGTTGGACCTCAAGACCATCCTGGTGTCCACGGCCATGGGCTGCATCACCTTCCTTGGCGTGGtgctcttctgcttcctcctgctctttgtCTGGAGCCGGGGCCGCGGGCAGCACAAGAACAACTTCTCTGTGGAGTACTCCTTCCGCAAGGTGGACggtcccaccaccaccactggcCAAGGAGGAGCCAGGAAGTTCAACATGAAGATGATCTGA